The Dreissena polymorpha isolate Duluth1 chromosome 10, UMN_Dpol_1.0, whole genome shotgun sequence genome includes a region encoding these proteins:
- the LOC127848278 gene encoding uncharacterized protein LOC127848278, with protein MSKGREFQLEHPSHSMAHRHGDLYITSGTALYLYDLNGTQIKKLYEDTCSKGSTVAKCAASPNGNMIYVINQPCHQLLTLARDGTVLSYFTDPQLKYPSVCVSPAGQVLVCDYASEIVMQVDREGKRQIAIVTKISRPTAVFYSRDDLVMLTSQSSIVLYVYNSEVNQSLNKHRT; from the exons ATGAGTAAAGGCAGAGAATTCCAGCTAGAACATCCCAGTCATAGTATGGCCCATCGCCATGGTGACCTATACATCACGTCAGGCACTGCCCTGTACCTCTACGACTTGAATGGGACACAGATAAAAAAGCTGTATGAGGATACCTGTAGTAAAg GTAGTACAGTGGCCAAGTGTGCTGCGAGTCCCAACGGGAACATGATCTATGTAATCAACCAACCCTGCCATCAACTCCtaaccctggccagggatggcactgTACTGTCCTATTTCACAGACCCACAGCTTAAATACCCAAGTGTCTGCGTTTCCCCTGCAGGACAGGTTTTGGTTTGTGATTATGCCTCTGAAATTGTTATGCAAGTGGACAGAGAGGGGAAGAGGCAGATAGCTATTGTTACTAAAATCAGTAGACCCACAGCAGTGTTTTACAGCAGAGATGACCTTGTTATGTTGACAAGCCAGTCATCCATTGTACTTTATGTATACAATTCAGAGGTCAATCAAAGCTTGAACAAACATAGAACATAA
- the LOC127848277 gene encoding uncharacterized protein LOC127848277, which yields MEQGTVAMFCLCFAIFCMVIAFASPYWVESFDKAHNPFVKCGLWEFCFNDYTFWKDYNGKRFLGCWYVFSEQYRSLWEWISPPWFIVCQVLISVSLLFMSVTCLIATLAYWRCLSMNLKSMVYKGAAIICSVCTICTLVALIVMGAKKEDRGWMPRPDQNYLSWSYGLACISAFFNLFGAVVFLKASSADTKPSY from the exons ATGGAGCAAGGAACAGTGGctatgttttgtttgtgtttcgcCATATTTTGTATGGTGATAGCATTTGCCAGTCCATACTGGGTGGAGAGTTTCGATAAAGCGCACAACCCGTTCGTGAAATGTGGCCTGTGGGAGTTTTGTTTCAATGACTACACGTTTTGGAAGGATTACAACGGAAAGCGTTTCCTCGGTTGTTGGTACGTCTTCTCCGAGCAGTACAGATCTCTCTGGGAATGGATTTCACCAC CGTGGTTCATTGTGTGCCAGGTCCTGATCAGCGTGTCCTTGCTGTTCATGTCTGTGACCTGCCTCATAGCCACCCTGGCCTACTGGCGCTGCCTGTCCATGAACCTCAAGAGCATGGTCTACAAGGGGGCCGCCATTATCTGTTCAGTGTGCA CAATTTGTACGCTTGTGGCCCTGATCGTCATGGGGGCTAAGAAGGAGGACCGAGGCTGGATGCCACGCCCAGACCAGAACTACCTGTCGTGGTCGTACGGACTCGCCTGCATCTCCGCTTTCTTCAACCTGTTTGGAGCGGTGGTGTTCCTCAAGGCTTCCAGTGCCGACACCAAGCCATCATATTAA